One window from the genome of Leptospira levettii encodes:
- a CDS encoding GH36-type glycosyl hydrolase domain-containing protein — MEIEYYESILKGKLMYLLHNKSGLKIKILSNLSIHSIFFNNIFVNLYFGNELETSLTNLTIEYKNNSQTSVIPLFSPFGSPKIKTSENSISIQRNIDGLEIITKLQLHETINCWRMYTQVTNLKDDSVTIRFVNTCDLGLCDVSSAKLNEAFVSQYIHHEVLDTKDFGIAILSRQNESVFGKHPACLNFSDQTINSYATDGWDIFHRGKLSKFPNRRLQGEHSIVGLRTETIKIEPNQSFGCHFYSFLIENLVSIDRVPSISDTIKLCQKGWEACDLERENEGETNLSLFHLGESIDGGLVRENQLKELFPNPWRNIEFSKEGTLLSFFTEQSKHVTLKEKEILCLRPQGQILRTGNGYGPNESSLTTTCYFNGIFLSQLTQGHTSLNLLLSRKTGDLGMSVSKGLRIFCKVDSVWKRLGNPSYQTCLPDVLEWVYLLEENTIQIQVKSNLDDAISLSFVHSFGSPLEVLFSFSTGLDGENGELALPPNIKIEKESIFITPNQKSSLYERLDGKGFRIHSDQLTRFLVSDDRLLFEKEMSLGLPYLTIKTEIQCELKFKIYGELTDEKKNKMSSVPKNTNWIEHQSLLNSAITLNDVKLLEMIDILPWYKQNAEIHFLNPRGLEQFSGGGWGTRDVCQGAFEFLLSSGNFSAIRELLLHVFCEQNEDGDWPQWFMLYERDKYIRASDSHGDILYWPIISMLTYLERSNDRSILDEITTNRSRTSKRSILKGIEITLLEIKNRFIQNTILPKYGNGDWNDSMQPKELSFQSQAVSTWTAELQNLLFQKLIWFYDWIGNETKKSEYQTLFHTLTKQIHSECMENHTLAGLVQFPPNEKNIFFLHPKDTITKIQYSILPMIYGILADVFTLEEAEYHLEIIKQHLTGPDGVRLFNKPVPYQKGNSTFFKRAETASYFGREIGLMYTHAHLRYCEALAYMGKSKEFFTQLNLTNPIGISKRISQSRLRQSNCYYSSSDACFLDREEAEKNYEMLLEGKIPLEGGWRVYSSGPGIFLKIFYESLLGIQLYHDGIIFDSMMPIELNGLQIYFERFDTKFEITYDIRSENGCIHSIQFNGMDIPIKRLLNPYRLGGFKVNQEMILKNQKEGINTFEIRIE, encoded by the coding sequence ATGGAAATTGAATACTATGAGTCCATTCTTAAAGGAAAACTGATGTATCTACTCCATAACAAATCTGGACTCAAAATTAAAATTTTATCCAATCTTTCCATCCATTCTATTTTTTTTAATAACATATTCGTAAATTTGTATTTTGGAAACGAATTAGAAACAAGCCTTACCAATCTAACGATTGAATATAAAAATAATTCTCAAACATCCGTTATTCCTTTATTTTCTCCTTTTGGATCTCCCAAAATCAAAACTTCAGAAAACTCAATTTCCATCCAACGAAACATTGATGGTTTGGAAATCATCACAAAACTACAATTACACGAAACAATCAATTGTTGGAGAATGTACACACAAGTGACTAATCTGAAAGATGATTCTGTGACGATTCGTTTCGTGAATACATGTGATCTTGGACTTTGTGATGTTTCTTCAGCAAAACTCAACGAAGCATTTGTTTCGCAATACATCCACCATGAAGTATTGGATACGAAAGACTTTGGCATTGCCATTCTATCAAGACAGAATGAATCTGTATTTGGAAAACATCCAGCCTGCCTTAATTTTTCCGACCAAACGATCAACTCTTATGCGACAGACGGTTGGGATATTTTCCACAGAGGTAAATTGTCTAAGTTTCCCAACCGAAGGCTCCAAGGAGAACATTCGATTGTGGGACTTAGAACAGAAACAATCAAAATAGAACCGAACCAATCATTTGGATGCCATTTTTATTCTTTCCTCATTGAAAACTTGGTTAGTATAGATCGTGTACCTTCTATCTCCGATACAATCAAACTTTGCCAAAAAGGTTGGGAGGCTTGTGATTTGGAAAGGGAAAATGAAGGAGAAACAAACCTTAGTTTGTTCCATCTTGGAGAAAGTATCGATGGTGGTCTTGTTAGAGAAAATCAATTAAAAGAACTATTTCCGAATCCTTGGAGGAACATTGAATTCAGTAAGGAAGGAACCTTACTTTCTTTTTTTACCGAACAATCAAAACATGTGACACTCAAAGAAAAAGAAATCCTTTGCTTAAGACCTCAAGGGCAAATCCTTAGAACAGGCAACGGATATGGTCCCAATGAATCCTCGCTTACGACTACTTGTTATTTTAATGGAATCTTTCTTTCCCAACTCACACAAGGTCACACAAGTTTAAACCTTTTATTGTCTCGCAAAACAGGTGATTTAGGGATGAGTGTTTCCAAAGGCCTCCGTATTTTTTGTAAGGTAGATTCTGTTTGGAAACGATTGGGAAATCCATCCTACCAAACATGTTTACCCGATGTTTTGGAATGGGTGTATCTCCTCGAAGAAAATACAATTCAAATACAAGTAAAGTCCAATCTAGATGATGCAATATCCTTGTCCTTTGTCCATTCGTTTGGTTCGCCACTGGAAGTTTTATTTTCCTTCTCTACGGGACTTGATGGCGAAAACGGTGAATTAGCATTACCACCTAACATAAAGATAGAAAAAGAATCGATTTTCATAACACCAAATCAGAAGAGTTCCCTTTATGAAAGATTGGATGGAAAAGGATTTCGAATTCATTCAGACCAGCTAACACGATTTTTAGTTTCTGATGATCGTTTGTTATTTGAAAAGGAAATGTCACTTGGTTTGCCTTATCTCACAATCAAAACAGAAATTCAATGCGAACTAAAGTTCAAAATTTACGGAGAATTGACTGATGAGAAAAAAAATAAAATGTCTTCTGTTCCCAAAAATACAAATTGGATCGAACACCAATCCCTTCTAAATTCTGCAATTACTCTTAATGACGTAAAACTTTTAGAGATGATTGATATCTTACCTTGGTACAAACAAAATGCTGAAATTCATTTTTTAAATCCAAGAGGATTAGAACAATTTTCAGGTGGTGGTTGGGGAACAAGGGATGTATGCCAAGGAGCTTTTGAATTCCTTTTATCATCTGGAAATTTTTCTGCCATACGTGAATTACTCCTCCACGTTTTTTGCGAACAAAATGAAGACGGAGATTGGCCACAATGGTTTATGTTATACGAAAGGGACAAATACATTAGAGCAAGTGATTCCCATGGGGACATACTTTATTGGCCTATCATCAGCATGTTAACCTATTTAGAAAGAAGTAATGACAGGTCCATATTAGATGAAATTACCACTAACCGATCAAGAACTTCAAAACGGAGTATTTTAAAAGGGATTGAAATCACTTTACTCGAAATCAAAAATCGATTCATTCAAAATACAATTTTACCTAAATACGGAAATGGTGATTGGAATGATTCGATGCAACCAAAGGAACTCTCTTTTCAATCCCAAGCGGTGAGCACCTGGACCGCGGAACTACAAAACCTACTCTTTCAAAAACTAATTTGGTTTTATGATTGGATCGGAAATGAGACCAAAAAATCGGAATACCAAACATTATTTCATACTCTAACAAAACAAATCCATTCCGAATGTATGGAAAATCATACCCTTGCAGGACTTGTTCAATTTCCTCCCAATGAAAAAAACATTTTTTTCTTACATCCCAAAGACACCATAACGAAAATTCAATACAGTATCCTTCCCATGATTTATGGGATCCTAGCAGATGTTTTCACATTGGAAGAAGCAGAATACCATTTAGAGATCATCAAACAACACTTAACTGGACCTGATGGAGTCCGCTTATTCAATAAACCAGTCCCATACCAAAAAGGAAATTCTACCTTTTTCAAACGAGCAGAAACAGCTAGTTATTTTGGAAGGGAAATTGGCCTTATGTACACTCATGCCCATTTGCGTTATTGTGAAGCACTTGCCTATATGGGTAAATCAAAGGAATTTTTCACACAATTGAATCTAACAAACCCAATCGGTATCTCAAAAAGGATTTCGCAAAGTCGTTTGAGGCAATCCAATTGTTACTACTCGAGTTCCGATGCATGTTTTTTGGATAGAGAGGAAGCAGAAAAAAATTACGAAATGTTATTGGAAGGGAAAATCCCACTCGAAGGAGGTTGGAGAGTTTATTCCAGTGGTCCTGGAATTTTCTTAAAAATATTTTATGAGTCTCTGTTAGGGATACAATTGTACCATGATGGAATCATTTTTGATTCTATGATGCCTATTGAATTGAATGGACTACAAATTTACTTCGAACGATTTGATACAAAATTCGAAATCACATACGACATTAGGTCAGAGAATGGATGTATTCATTCGATACAGTTCAACGGCATGGACATTCCAATCAAACGTTTGTTAAATCCATATCGTTTAGGTGGATTCAAAGTGAATCAAGAAATGATTTTAAAGAATCAAAAAGAAGGGATAAATACATTCGAAATAAGAATCGAATAA
- a CDS encoding ATP-dependent Clp protease adaptor ClpS, protein MTEPFQPIFEEKTNLKSESVYDYFVILFNDSIHEFSYVEDCLMKICFKTKREAKKIAMEAHSKGKAICFQGSMEECETVAENMTNANLTVSYGV, encoded by the coding sequence ATGACAGAACCGTTCCAACCGATATTTGAAGAGAAAACGAATTTAAAAAGCGAATCAGTTTACGATTATTTTGTCATTCTATTCAATGATTCCATCCATGAGTTTTCGTATGTTGAAGACTGTTTGATGAAAATTTGTTTCAAAACAAAACGAGAAGCCAAAAAAATTGCAATGGAGGCTCATTCTAAAGGCAAAGCCATTTGTTTCCAAGGGAGTATGGAAGAATGTGAAACAGTTGCTGAAAATATGACAAACGCGAATCTTACTGTGAGTTATGGAGTATGA
- a CDS encoding ammonium transporter: protein MKQYFKSIAFLLLVVPMFLFADEAATVANPAEETAKAIQTLTVGLDTLWVLVAGMLVFFMNAGFALVESGFAQSKNTVNILAKNFIVFAAATFSYWAIGWGLMFGDGTPFYATDGLFFLGGLDNSPAIGDEYKGVYSSMNWTGVPLLAKFFFQLVFAATAATIVSGAVAERIKFHSFLIFSFILVAVMYPFTGHWVWGGGWLAGLGFHDFAGSTVVHSVGGWAALAGAIVLGARKGKFLPDGRIKPILGHNMTSAALGTLILWLGWFGFNPGSTMGVGDGSTMSHVIVTTNISAALGALASTVTAWIILKKPDLGMILNGTLAGLVGITAPCAIVSPTSAAIIGAVSGVLVVLSVLFFDKMKIDDPVGATSVHLVCGIWGTLAVAIFGYEGAPAGVEVPSIVTQLYGILAIGGFTFVVSLILWFVLKLAGGIRVSEEEELSGLDLGEHGAEAYPDFNIRVRG, encoded by the coding sequence ATGAAACAATATTTCAAATCAATCGCCTTCCTTCTCCTGGTAGTTCCGATGTTCCTTTTTGCAGATGAAGCTGCAACCGTCGCGAACCCAGCAGAAGAAACCGCAAAAGCAATCCAAACATTAACTGTAGGACTAGACACATTATGGGTATTAGTTGCAGGTATGTTGGTGTTCTTTATGAATGCTGGTTTTGCTCTCGTTGAATCAGGATTTGCACAATCAAAAAACACAGTTAACATCTTAGCAAAAAACTTTATCGTTTTTGCAGCGGCAACTTTCTCTTATTGGGCCATTGGATGGGGACTCATGTTTGGTGACGGAACTCCATTTTATGCAACAGATGGATTATTTTTCCTAGGTGGTCTTGATAACTCTCCTGCCATAGGAGATGAATACAAAGGTGTTTACTCTTCCATGAATTGGACAGGTGTTCCCCTTCTTGCAAAATTTTTCTTCCAACTCGTTTTCGCAGCGACTGCAGCTACCATTGTTTCGGGAGCAGTTGCCGAACGAATTAAGTTTCATTCCTTTTTAATATTCTCTTTTATCCTTGTTGCTGTGATGTATCCTTTCACAGGCCATTGGGTATGGGGAGGTGGATGGTTAGCAGGACTTGGTTTTCATGACTTTGCTGGTTCCACCGTTGTACACTCTGTAGGTGGTTGGGCAGCCCTTGCGGGAGCTATTGTTCTTGGTGCAAGAAAAGGAAAATTCTTACCAGACGGACGTATCAAGCCTATCCTCGGTCATAACATGACATCTGCTGCTTTAGGAACTCTTATCCTTTGGCTCGGTTGGTTTGGATTTAACCCTGGTTCAACGATGGGAGTCGGTGATGGTAGCACAATGTCACATGTCATTGTGACAACAAACATCTCTGCAGCTCTTGGCGCACTTGCATCAACTGTCACTGCTTGGATCATCTTAAAAAAACCAGACCTTGGTATGATTCTAAACGGAACACTCGCTGGACTTGTGGGTATCACTGCTCCATGTGCAATTGTTAGTCCAACGTCTGCAGCAATCATCGGTGCGGTTTCTGGAGTGCTTGTCGTATTATCAGTGTTATTTTTTGATAAAATGAAAATTGATGATCCAGTTGGAGCAACTTCTGTTCACTTAGTTTGTGGTATATGGGGAACTTTAGCGGTTGCCATCTTTGGCTACGAAGGTGCTCCTGCAGGAGTAGAAGTTCCTTCCATCGTTACTCAGCTTTATGGAATTTTGGCAATCGGTGGATTCACTTTTGTAGTATCTCTCATCCTATGGTTTGTGTTAAAACTAGCAGGTGGAATCCGAGTGAGTGAAGAAGAAGAATTGAGTGGATTGGATCTTGGGGAACATGGAGCAGAAGCTTACCCAGATTTTAATATCCGAGTTCGTGGGTAA
- a CDS encoding deoxyribodipyrimidine photolyase yields MNSERIRICNDKPIRNNHNYVLYWMQAFRRFDANHAFEHAVKLARELGKELIVYEGLRMDYPWNSERIHKFILEGMFDNQTRADELGVNYWPFVETPKNLGKGLLKEICENACVIVTDDFPCFIIPEQTTRLAKKIDCQLLSVDGNSIIPFSRFPKPASAARILRLWIHKELNSNFPTPSKPIWKKEDLTSISGKTKPNQKIGLSNSIDSILKTIPFQNQVSPVKDVKGGRKEALRLLDVFIKKKMDLYLTKRSEPNRPEQTATSGLSPYLHFGWIGLEEIFYAVLKHSSNGKWNPERLSHTKPGDKENFYSPSIATNHFLDELVTWRDIGYLFFWKNKPNNITLGDLPDWVKENFKKHKKDHREYIYTLEQFESAKTHDEIWNAAQTELVQTGRMHNYMRMLWGKKVIEWSKTYEEAFNTLEHLNNKYAYDGRNPNSYTGILWCFGLFDRPWFPERNVFGNVRFMSSDSTKKKFKLNSYMEYIGELSGKSNSLFP; encoded by the coding sequence GTGAATTCTGAACGTATCCGAATCTGTAACGACAAACCAATTCGTAACAATCACAACTATGTCCTATATTGGATGCAAGCTTTCCGGCGATTTGATGCCAACCATGCATTCGAACATGCGGTAAAACTCGCTCGCGAGTTGGGTAAAGAACTCATTGTGTATGAAGGTCTTCGAATGGATTACCCGTGGAACTCAGAACGAATTCACAAATTCATCTTGGAAGGTATGTTTGATAACCAAACAAGAGCAGACGAACTTGGTGTGAATTATTGGCCTTTTGTCGAAACTCCAAAAAATTTAGGAAAAGGTTTACTCAAGGAGATTTGTGAGAACGCATGTGTCATTGTCACTGATGATTTTCCCTGTTTTATCATTCCAGAACAAACCACAAGGTTAGCTAAAAAGATAGACTGCCAACTACTTTCAGTTGATGGCAATTCAATCATCCCTTTCTCTCGGTTTCCAAAACCAGCAAGTGCAGCAAGAATCCTTCGTTTATGGATCCATAAAGAACTAAACTCTAATTTTCCTACTCCCAGTAAACCCATTTGGAAAAAGGAGGACCTAACAAGTATCAGTGGAAAAACAAAACCAAATCAAAAAATTGGACTTTCAAATTCCATTGATTCGATCTTAAAAACTATCCCCTTCCAAAACCAAGTTTCACCTGTGAAAGATGTGAAAGGTGGCCGAAAGGAAGCCTTGCGATTGTTAGATGTGTTTATCAAAAAGAAGATGGATTTGTATCTTACAAAACGATCAGAACCAAATCGACCTGAACAAACTGCAACCAGTGGACTTTCCCCTTATTTACACTTTGGTTGGATTGGCCTTGAAGAAATTTTTTATGCAGTATTAAAACATAGTTCCAATGGAAAATGGAACCCAGAACGATTGAGTCATACAAAACCAGGTGATAAAGAAAATTTTTATTCCCCATCCATTGCCACCAATCATTTTTTAGATGAATTGGTCACTTGGCGTGACATTGGTTATCTATTCTTCTGGAAAAACAAACCAAACAATATTACTCTAGGCGATTTGCCAGATTGGGTGAAAGAAAATTTTAAAAAACACAAAAAAGATCACAGGGAATATATTTATACATTAGAACAATTTGAATCCGCAAAAACCCATGATGAAATTTGGAATGCTGCACAAACCGAACTAGTCCAAACAGGCAGAATGCATAACTATATGCGCATGTTATGGGGAAAAAAAGTCATTGAATGGTCAAAGACCTATGAAGAAGCATTTAACACATTAGAACATCTAAATAACAAATATGCTTACGATGGTAGGAATCCAAATTCATATACAGGAATTTTATGGTGTTTTGGACTTTTTGATAGACCATGGTTTCCCGAACGGAATGTATTTGGAAATGTACGTTTTATGTCTTCCGATTCAACAAAAAAGAAGTTTAAATTGAATTCCTATATGGAGTATATTGGTGAACTGAGTGGAAAATCCAACTCACTCTTCCCATGA
- a CDS encoding class I SAM-dependent RNA methyltransferase: MDKVKVEGLNSDFSGIVTAPNGKKVDIFFVHPGDELVVEYVKRRPRQRSLKIHEIIRNHNWDLVKCDVFGNCGGCTGQHIPYETQLELKFQPILQLFQKDLGISLKPVPQAETYAYRSRMDFSVFPGPIIGQRQRGNFRKVVPIKHCSIQSAWANQALQDVQSVLDQMPEVIWDRKSEVGGLKYLTIRKAQNTEDGILIFTFTEGYETDPKMLSFRNLCLSQLKQPSLLFCYNRPKSEVSAVGRPEILRGKDSFTEMVLGHRFEVPFDSFFQPNPNGFLPILNFIQERMTKDQSTLIDLFCGNGFFSLLYGEHFHHVDGYELTESSIVTASQLFQETYPNKSHAFQVANLFLSTDGLKKQENACLILDPPRAGAGKLVNHWIRDFGPEFVFYVSCNPYSQKEDVTLFLSAYDYVDGILIDPYPHTPHTESVLFFRRKHQ, from the coding sequence TTGGACAAAGTCAAAGTAGAAGGACTCAATTCCGACTTTTCGGGAATCGTAACTGCACCTAACGGAAAAAAGGTGGACATTTTTTTTGTCCATCCAGGTGACGAACTTGTAGTGGAATATGTCAAAAGACGACCACGCCAGAGGTCCTTAAAAATCCATGAAATCATCCGAAACCACAACTGGGATTTGGTAAAATGTGATGTGTTTGGCAATTGTGGTGGTTGTACTGGCCAACACATTCCGTACGAAACCCAATTGGAGTTAAAATTCCAACCAATCTTACAATTATTCCAAAAAGATTTAGGAATTTCCTTAAAACCAGTCCCTCAAGCAGAAACCTATGCTTACCGTTCCCGAATGGATTTTTCTGTTTTTCCCGGCCCTATCATTGGCCAAAGGCAACGTGGAAATTTTAGGAAAGTTGTGCCCATCAAACATTGTTCCATCCAATCAGCATGGGCAAACCAAGCATTACAGGATGTTCAGTCCGTTCTCGACCAAATGCCAGAAGTCATATGGGACAGAAAATCAGAAGTGGGAGGGCTAAAATACCTAACCATTCGTAAGGCACAAAATACCGAGGATGGAATTCTTATTTTTACATTCACTGAAGGGTATGAAACAGATCCCAAAATGCTATCGTTTCGAAATTTATGCCTTTCCCAATTGAAACAACCTTCTTTGCTTTTTTGTTACAACCGTCCCAAATCAGAAGTTTCAGCCGTCGGTCGTCCTGAAATTTTACGTGGAAAAGATAGTTTTACAGAAATGGTACTTGGCCATCGGTTTGAAGTTCCATTTGATTCTTTTTTCCAACCAAACCCAAATGGATTTTTACCGATTTTAAATTTCATTCAGGAACGAATGACAAAGGATCAGTCAACTTTAATTGATTTGTTTTGTGGGAATGGTTTCTTTTCTTTGTTATACGGTGAACATTTCCATCATGTTGATGGCTACGAACTCACAGAATCTTCTATCGTAACAGCTTCTCAATTATTCCAAGAAACCTACCCTAACAAATCACATGCCTTTCAAGTGGCCAATTTATTTCTTTCTACAGACGGACTCAAAAAACAAGAGAATGCATGTTTGATTCTTGACCCTCCAAGAGCCGGTGCCGGAAAACTAGTGAACCATTGGATCCGGGACTTTGGACCTGAATTTGTATTCTATGTCTCTTGTAATCCTTATTCACAAAAAGAAGATGTGACTTTATTTTTGTCGGCTTATGACTATGTTGATGGAATTTTGATCGATCCTTATCCGCATACACCACATACGGAATCCGTGCTTTTCTTTCGTAGAAAACACCAATAA
- a CDS encoding DNA alkylation repair protein: MKETKEFFLEELNKHKDLNKAKFFPRFFKTGPGEYGEGDLFLGITVPKQRLVAKKFAPKLSLDDLQSLIVSPYHEVRLTTLLILIQKYQTKKITEIEKEKIVKFYLKNTKYINNWDLVDVSADKIIGDYYFDKNNVIIQKLKNSKDLWENRIAILSTFHWIRKGRFEETLMLCEHFLNHNHDLIHKATGWMLREIGKRDIQTLRTFLKNHATKMPRTMLRYAIEKLTTSERKKWLELKKEN; encoded by the coding sequence ATGAAAGAAACAAAAGAATTTTTTTTAGAAGAATTAAACAAACATAAAGATTTAAATAAGGCAAAATTTTTCCCTAGGTTTTTTAAAACAGGACCCGGTGAATATGGAGAAGGTGATTTATTCCTTGGTATCACTGTTCCCAAACAAAGATTAGTCGCCAAAAAGTTTGCACCAAAACTGAGTTTAGATGATTTACAATCTTTGATAGTTTCTCCTTACCATGAAGTCCGCCTCACAACTCTACTTATCCTCATACAAAAATACCAAACCAAAAAGATAACAGAGATTGAAAAAGAAAAAATTGTCAAATTTTATCTAAAAAACACAAAGTACATCAATAACTGGGATTTGGTGGATGTAAGTGCAGATAAAATCATAGGTGATTATTATTTTGATAAAAATAATGTTATCATTCAAAAACTAAAAAACTCCAAAGATTTATGGGAAAATCGTATCGCAATACTAAGTACATTCCATTGGATTCGAAAAGGTAGATTTGAAGAAACATTAATGTTATGCGAACATTTTTTAAATCACAATCATGATTTGATTCATAAAGCAACAGGTTGGATGTTACGTGAAATAGGCAAACGAGACATTCAAACTCTTCGAACGTTTCTCAAAAATCATGCAACAAAAATGCCTCGCACTATGTTACGTTATGCGATCGAAAAACTAACCACTTCCGAAAGGAAAAAGTGGTTAGAATTAAAAAAGGAGAACTAA
- a CDS encoding P-II family nitrogen regulator — MKMIIAIIQPHKLEEVKAELTKNEIYRLTVSDVQGYGQQKGKTEVFRGHEYTVNLLRKVRLEIAVNDEFVKPTVDAILKAAKSGDGKIGDGKIFITPLEDVIRIRTGEKGKNAI; from the coding sequence ATGAAAATGATCATTGCAATCATCCAACCGCATAAGTTGGAAGAAGTTAAAGCAGAGTTAACGAAAAACGAAATTTATCGTTTAACAGTATCTGACGTTCAAGGTTACGGACAACAAAAAGGAAAAACAGAAGTATTCCGTGGTCATGAATATACAGTGAACCTTCTCAGAAAAGTAAGATTGGAAATTGCTGTAAATGATGAATTCGTAAAACCAACTGTAGATGCTATTTTAAAGGCAGCGAAAAGTGGTGATGGAAAAATCGGTGACGGTAAGATTTTTATCACTCCATTAGAAGATGTGATTCGAATCAGAACTGGCGAAAAAGGCAAAAACGCCATTTAA
- a CDS encoding adenylate/guanylate cyclase domain-containing protein: MVFSKRLFSTFVVPFILLFSFSQVSAQVLLTNQILDLRSESSFGKEIHKWSFKPGDSPRVTENTEDDLYLDEDEGEIKAHVFSYAQPNLEESVRTGWISGFQIQTGWDKVTDGDGELYFPSFFDYMEKYKGYGWYRTEITITSSDIQNKFKSRNLSLRLGQISQADAVYWNGKYIGGTGLLLDTDTNVQLEDKSLYSDKIRFYRIPFHLLKIDEPNVLAVRVYAKYPLSPGLSHDKFYISSYKYAERAEYWNDFKKIFVIVLTILLGCFYLYWQFLFRNEENATIYFSLGSIFMALNTLFQSQIIYSILSDGFWIKKMEYVTWVGLVHLLFNFIVRFAHVRNGWIKLTNRYIDGAGIVSAIVVLLAPNLIFLSKYFFYWSFFTILLGGALFYILFLGRKIPSMGTVSFGFFAFIMLMLNDVFVEMQWEWYPSHTFVKDYAFAAFTISVALSIVKNMIDSRKMVEKQKEEKERLSRYFSPAVMETIVADNIKLGGEEKDIATLFSDIVGFTTFAEKNPPGVVLSHLNTIFESLSDLIFHYSATLDKFIGDAIMAFWGAPKQTDLDAYHAIACAVDMQKKMVEINEQLGLEPGTFRLRIGVNFGEAIVGNIGSVKRMDYTVIGDAVNTAARLESHGIPGKVAVSEAAFLAAGGEKYIEYEDTKELNLKGKSEPVKVYFVTRVLPRD; this comes from the coding sequence ATGGTTTTTTCGAAAAGACTCTTTTCCACGTTTGTTGTTCCCTTCATTCTTCTTTTTTCCTTTTCGCAAGTTTCGGCACAAGTATTACTCACGAATCAAATTTTAGATTTAAGATCTGAATCTTCCTTCGGAAAAGAAATTCATAAATGGAGTTTCAAACCAGGTGATTCTCCTCGAGTGACGGAAAACACAGAGGATGATTTGTATTTGGATGAAGACGAAGGTGAAATCAAAGCACATGTTTTTTCGTATGCACAACCAAACTTAGAGGAATCTGTTCGGACAGGTTGGATCTCTGGATTTCAAATCCAAACTGGTTGGGACAAGGTGACCGATGGTGATGGAGAATTGTATTTCCCAAGTTTTTTTGATTATATGGAGAAATACAAGGGATATGGTTGGTATCGGACTGAGATCACAATCACGAGTAGTGACATTCAAAATAAATTCAAATCTAGAAATTTAAGCTTAAGGCTTGGACAGATTAGCCAGGCAGATGCAGTGTATTGGAATGGTAAGTACATCGGTGGAACTGGATTACTTCTTGATACAGACACAAATGTCCAATTAGAAGATAAATCTCTTTATAGTGATAAAATTAGATTTTATCGAATTCCATTCCACTTATTAAAAATTGATGAACCAAACGTGCTTGCTGTCCGAGTGTATGCGAAATACCCATTGAGTCCTGGATTATCCCATGATAAATTTTACATTTCCTCATACAAATATGCAGAACGAGCTGAGTATTGGAATGATTTTAAGAAAATTTTTGTCATCGTATTGACCATATTACTTGGATGTTTTTATTTATATTGGCAATTTTTGTTTCGAAATGAAGAAAATGCCACCATATACTTCTCGTTAGGTTCAATCTTCATGGCCCTCAATACCTTATTCCAGAGCCAAATCATTTATTCAATTTTGAGTGATGGTTTTTGGATTAAAAAAATGGAATATGTAACATGGGTTGGTCTTGTACATTTATTATTTAATTTTATCGTACGTTTTGCACATGTTCGGAATGGTTGGATTAAATTGACAAATAGATACATTGATGGTGCAGGAATTGTATCTGCAATTGTAGTTCTATTAGCTCCTAATTTAATCTTTTTATCTAAATACTTTTTTTATTGGAGTTTTTTTACAATCCTTCTTGGTGGAGCATTGTTTTATATTCTTTTCCTCGGGAGAAAAATTCCTTCGATGGGAACTGTTTCCTTCGGGTTTTTTGCATTCATAATGCTTATGTTAAACGATGTTTTTGTGGAAATGCAATGGGAATGGTACCCAAGCCATACATTTGTAAAGGATTATGCCTTTGCAGCCTTCACAATCTCTGTTGCTTTGTCTATTGTGAAAAATATGATTGATTCACGTAAGATGGTGGAAAAACAAAAAGAAGAAAAAGAAAGATTGTCTCGTTATTTTTCGCCTGCAGTTATGGAAACGATAGTTGCCGATAACATTAAGTTAGGTGGAGAAGAGAAAGACATAGCAACTTTGTTTTCAGATATAGTTGGTTTTACAACATTTGCTGAAAAAAATCCACCAGGTGTCGTTTTAAGCCACTTAAATACAATATTTGAGTCCTTATCCGATTTGATATTTCATTACTCAGCTACTTTAGACAAATTCATTGGGGATGCCATTATGGCATTTTGGGGAGCACCAAAACAAACAGACCTCGATGCATATCATGCCATAGCTTGTGCGGTGGACATGCAAAAGAAAATGGTTGAGATTAATGAACAATTAGGTTTGGAACCAGGAACATTCCGGTTACGAATTGGTGTCAATTTTGGGGAAGCAATTGTTGGAAACATTGGTTCCGTCAAAAGAATGGATTACACTGTCATTGGTGATGCAGTGAATACAGCTGCAAGACTAGAAAGTCATGGAATTCCAGGTAAAGTCGCTGTATCGGAAGCTGCCTTTCTTGCTGCTGGTGGAGAAAAATACATTGAATATGAAGATACAAAAGAGTTAAACTTAAAAGGAAAATCAGAACCTGTAAAAGTTTACTTTGTCACAAGGGTACTTCCCAGAGATTAG